The following is a genomic window from Synechococcus sp. JA-2-3B'a(2-13).
GCTGTGCGCCGGGGCTGTTCTCTAACGGTCTGAACTTAGATCCTTCAGTCTGCTGAAGAGTCTTCGCGTTCTGGCTCGCTTGGAGTTCCTCCCGGCAGTCAGGTTCCAGTTGAAGGCCCGCTAGACCGCTCTTTCCCTGACCGCCTGTTGTTGCCTTGGGGGTGGGAGAGAGCGGATAGTTTTGCAGATAGCTGTAGCGGGGCTTGGAATGGACGGGCGTGTAAACTACCCGGCTCCGACCGCTAAGCGGTACGGAGCGGGCTTTCAGTAGCCCTGAGCCTGCTCTGCTCTACCAGAGAACAAAACAGGCCCGAACCTCTAGGCTGGTTTACGGCAGCCCCCAAGAGCGCAATCACATTCGCACCATTCAAATCCGCATCCCCTTCCCATCCACAGTGCCCACACTTAAACTTCTTTCCACTGCGGTAGGATTGCGCAGGATCGGGATGGATGTGTAAACACTTGTGACAGGTCTGCGACGTGTAAGCAGGCGGGACCAGTACTACAGACACTCCGGCGATGGCAGCCTTGTAGGCCACAAACATCCTAAGCTGGTAGAACGCCCAACTGTTGGCCCTGCGCCGCTCGGCTTTGTTGCGTGGCTGTTGATTGACCCTTTCCCGGATCCCTGTCAGGTCTTCCAGGGCAATAGCGCTGTTTGTGGTCTTTGCCCTAGAGACAATAGCTTTGGAGATGCGATGATTGACCCACGCCTGAAAGCGCCTCTCCTTGCCAGACAGCCGTTGCAACAGTTCTCTGCATCTGCGCCGCGAACTGCGTGTGCCCTTACTGGCTTTGCGTTGGAGTACCGCCCTCAACCGGGAGTAGCGCTCTCGGACTCTGCTCAACTGCTGTCCATTCCAGTGATCTCCTTCCGATGTATGAGCAATATCCGTCCTGCCCAAATCCACCCCGATCACCTTGTCGGTATCTTGTTGCTTGGGTGGCTTTTTCTCTACGCAAATCTGGATGTAGTAGGAGCCATCTTTGCGCTTGACCAGGGTGGCAGCTTTTGGGTTGGAACCAGCCAGCATCCCACGCTGGTAGTTGCCAATGACCAGTTCAAAGCGTTCTCTCCCTTCCACCGTGGTCAGCGACACCGTCCAGTCTTTTTGACGGAACGAAAAGATGCGAGCGTCGTAGGTAACAAAGCCGCTCTTAAACTCCTTGACGGGACGCTTTTTCTGCTTAGCCACTTTGCGGGAACCCGCTACCCGTCTGCACACCTGTTGAGCCAAGTTACTGGACAAGCCAAACCGGGCTCGAATCTCGTAGTAGCAAAGGGATTGGAGTTTGACTGCGTTGACTACTTTTTCTGGTGTGTTTTGGTTGACCCAGTTCAATGCCTGTACAAAGGCATCCATCGTCGCGTCCAATTTGGCGGCTTGCGACGGGGACACCTTGAGCTTACAGGATATGGTCAGGACTTGGCTCATAAGTTCATTGTACTTCATCAAAGCGCATTCCTCCCGGCACTGACCCTACGGGTACAGTGCGGGGCTCCTGCGATTTCTAGCTGAAGATGCCAGTGTTTCTTGAGGTTGGGTCCTTTCAAGACACCTCGACCCAACCTTTCGAGACCCCTCGGGATTGTTCGGTCAATTGCTGGCAGGAGTGGGGCGATCCACCACCGGAGCACCAAGGGAGTCGCCGCTATCGCAACCGCTCAAAAATAGGGCCAGCACCAGAAAGCAAACAAGCTGAGGGGCGCATAGTTTCCCATCTTAACAAGCTCAACTGCCTGTCCAGATTACCCCAGAGCCATTCCTCATCATCCTGAAGATTTCCTAAGGGACGGTGGGGATGGCCAGGGATCCCTCCAGAGCCAAGCGATCGCTGACGATAAGACGCCGACTCTCCAGCGTGATGCCGGTTTGGTTAACCAACATCACAGAAATCCACTCAGAACGGGGTTCTTGCGGAGCATCTGCCTGTAGGAAGATCCCTCCGGCCTGT
Proteins encoded in this region:
- a CDS encoding RNA-guided endonuclease InsQ/TnpB family protein — encoded protein: MSQVLTISCKLKVSPSQAAKLDATMDAFVQALNWVNQNTPEKVVNAVKLQSLCYYEIRARFGLSSNLAQQVCRRVAGSRKVAKQKKRPVKEFKSGFVTYDARIFSFRQKDWTVSLTTVEGRERFELVIGNYQRGMLAGSNPKAATLVKRKDGSYYIQICVEKKPPKQQDTDKVIGVDLGRTDIAHTSEGDHWNGQQLSRVRERYSRLRAVLQRKASKGTRSSRRRCRELLQRLSGKERRFQAWVNHRISKAIVSRAKTTNSAIALEDLTGIRERVNQQPRNKAERRRANSWAFYQLRMFVAYKAAIAGVSVVLVPPAYTSQTCHKCLHIHPDPAQSYRSGKKFKCGHCGWEGDADLNGANVIALLGAAVNQPRGSGLFCSLVEQSRLRATESPLRTA